A genomic stretch from Mya arenaria isolate MELC-2E11 chromosome 10, ASM2691426v1 includes:
- the LOC128204164 gene encoding cystatin-like, whose protein sequence is MNTVTYCALAAVCLTYATIQGVPGGASQIGTDDVEVQAAAAFAIEELGSEYSLVELTKASRQVVAGSKHILEANVRRDMADGSKKFYTCTLETVTAEWKGYKELTKMCCDLTQITPASPVVSRK, encoded by the exons ATGAACACTGTAACTTACTGCGCTCTCGCCGCCGTATGCTTGACATACGCAACAATACAGGGAGTTCCAGGCGGGGCGTCGCAGATTGGCACAGATGACGTTGAGGTGCAGGCCGCCGCTGCTTTTGCAATTGAGGAACTGGGTTCGGAGTATTCATTAGTGGAACTGACTAAGGCCTCCCGCCAG GTTGTTGCGGGCTCCAAACACATCTTGGAGGCTAACGTTCGACGAGACATGGCAGACGGA tcCAAGAAATTCTACACTTGTACCCTGGAGACAGTGACGGCAGAATGGAAAGGCTACAAGGAGTTGACCAAGATGTGTTGCGATCTAACCCAAATAACCCCAGCCTCGCCCGTCGTTTCCAGGAAATAA